The Planococcus donghaensis genome contains a region encoding:
- a CDS encoding MFS transporter, with protein sequence MSPDQKKKIFILMINMFIAVASFGIVIPIMPSYLVSINQGGMAAGLMIAIFAASQFLFSPIAGKWADQYGRRKMIIYGLLGLTLSMFVFYASDSIWILYFSRVIGGIGAAMLIPAIFAYIADITTFDQRAKGTSLVSASMSLGIVVGPGIGGFLADYSLKLPFLVSALVSLAAVIFSVLWLKEYDATDANPALAAKLTDEESMFTKIGRSTKMPYFIPLIITLVMSFGLLAYESVVGLYLDNQFDSTAKDIAFMITATGIVSVIVQLFVVDRIVRRYGEVAILVAFLGVAAFGFLLSLFAGNYAMFFAVSLVIFLATSILRPVLNTLISKMAEGEVGFAMGMNNAYMSIGNVVGPLLAGILYDVNIVFPFILGLVMLLLTLSITVVWQRSLAIKASTIG encoded by the coding sequence ATGTCGCCAGACCAAAAGAAAAAGATTTTTATTTTGATGATTAATATGTTTATTGCGGTTGCAAGTTTCGGAATTGTTATACCCATTATGCCTTCTTATCTTGTATCCATTAACCAAGGTGGTATGGCAGCCGGTTTAATGATTGCTATTTTCGCCGCCTCTCAATTTCTTTTTTCGCCGATTGCTGGAAAATGGGCCGATCAATACGGTCGTCGAAAAATGATTATTTATGGGCTGCTCGGCTTAACTCTTTCCATGTTTGTTTTTTATGCTTCTGATTCTATTTGGATATTGTATTTCTCTCGTGTTATAGGTGGTATCGGAGCCGCTATGCTAATTCCCGCCATTTTTGCTTATATCGCAGACATCACGACTTTTGATCAGCGCGCAAAAGGCACAAGTCTCGTTTCTGCCTCGATGTCTCTCGGCATTGTTGTGGGGCCTGGTATTGGTGGATTTTTAGCAGACTACTCGTTGAAGCTGCCTTTTCTTGTTTCTGCACTGGTCTCTTTGGCTGCGGTTATTTTTTCTGTCTTATGGTTAAAAGAATATGATGCAACTGATGCCAACCCTGCACTTGCTGCTAAGCTCACAGACGAAGAATCTATGTTTACTAAAATCGGACGCTCTACGAAAATGCCGTATTTTATTCCATTGATTATTACGCTTGTTATGAGTTTTGGTTTACTCGCATATGAATCCGTCGTTGGGCTGTATTTAGACAATCAATTCGATTCTACCGCGAAAGATATCGCCTTTATGATTACCGCAACTGGAATTGTCAGCGTGATTGTGCAATTGTTCGTGGTGGACCGCATCGTTCGTCGTTACGGTGAAGTGGCGATTCTTGTCGCATTTCTTGGAGTCGCAGCATTTGGTTTCTTATTATCTCTTTTTGCTGGAAACTATGCGATGTTCTTCGCTGTTTCGCTTGTGATTTTCTTAGCTACTTCAATTTTACGCCCTGTTTTGAATACGTTAATCTCAAAAATGGCTGAAGGCGAAGTTGGCTTTGCGATGGGGATGAACAACGCCTATATGAGCATTGGCAATGTCGTCGGTCCTTTACTTGCCGGAATTTTATACGATGTCAATATCGTCTTTCCGTTTATTTTAGGATTGGTGATGTTGTTGCTGACCCTATCAATTACAGTTGTTTGGCAACGTTCGCTTGCTATAAAAGCATCTACTATTGGGTAG
- a CDS encoding MerR family transcriptional regulator, producing MYNIKAAAKILDMPKVTIRSWETRYSAITPARTESGHRLYSDQNLEDLKWLKIQVQNNGMKISEAVKKLHASRKQFITPTGDFSQSNNSEYSEQINQLFQAAAEMDAERFNYLLDLHFSLFHHQKVFFSIIAPLMIRIGEAWEDGVISVAHEHMITHIVQQRFNQFFRVFPTSPTLPKVMALSPSGEQHQLGLLLFTLFLRENGFSVVYIGPDTPLDGLEEMVVKHNFKLMCLSIASPALMGVANQYMDTLSKAKPEMQFILGGQGVVEQKNNSNRWYLGTDLKVWQQWLAEQNF from the coding sequence ATGTACAACATTAAAGCAGCTGCCAAAATCTTAGATATGCCGAAAGTGACAATTCGTTCGTGGGAAACGCGTTACAGTGCGATCACTCCAGCTCGTACAGAATCTGGACATCGCTTGTATTCGGATCAAAATCTGGAAGATTTGAAATGGCTTAAAATACAAGTACAGAACAACGGCATGAAAATCAGTGAAGCTGTAAAAAAATTACACGCTTCACGTAAACAATTTATTACTCCTACAGGAGATTTTTCTCAAAGCAATAACTCGGAATATAGTGAACAAATAAATCAGCTTTTTCAAGCAGCAGCCGAAATGGATGCTGAACGCTTTAATTATTTATTGGATTTGCACTTTTCTTTGTTTCATCACCAAAAAGTCTTTTTCTCAATTATCGCACCGTTGATGATTCGCATCGGAGAAGCTTGGGAAGATGGAGTCATTAGTGTTGCTCACGAGCACATGATTACACATATTGTTCAACAACGTTTTAACCAGTTTTTCCGTGTGTTTCCAACTTCACCCACCTTACCAAAAGTCATGGCGCTAAGCCCAAGTGGCGAGCAACACCAGTTAGGATTGCTTTTGTTTACTTTGTTCTTGAGAGAAAATGGTTTTTCCGTTGTTTATATTGGACCTGATACCCCACTTGATGGGTTAGAGGAAATGGTCGTTAAACACAATTTTAAACTCATGTGTCTATCAATTGCTTCTCCTGCCTTGATGGGAGTCGCGAATCAGTATATGGACACACTTTCAAAAGCTAAGCCAGAAATGCAATTTATTCTTGGAGGTCAAGGTGTCGTCGAGCAAAAGAACAACTCCAATCGTTGGTATCTGGGTACCGATTTAAAAGTTTGGCAACAGTGGCTCGCTGAACAAAATTTTTAA